From Salvia splendens isolate huo1 chromosome 3, SspV2, whole genome shotgun sequence, a single genomic window includes:
- the LOC121794792 gene encoding probable AMP deaminase isoform X2 — MFSPPPPFSPVSSAQLAVAALFGASVMAISAFFIHKRSVDQVLDRLINIRHRRHHHLLSDDEHCEFSEADDNSETEDHAESDAVRDYRLSHSMPNYTALNNEEAWITVHPTLPNSLGKFESISSDLPPVRTGQRDGDEHYVNHSGTSLRVGSVGRLVTPGSTCGYSFEGTGDSDDEGTELEMGENASSYQNDINLMSQFQQILPAQASNGICIHVQESEAIVTEAKPDTDLTDRKVEITPANDPVSSNNTFPPITASHDSVSVEEQEVTRMIRECLDLRGKYVFRENVDPWAKSTEKTGLPEVKSDPFNFVPVEASSHFFRMEDGVVRVYASENDSEELYPVASSTSFFTDMHHLLKVMSIGNVRSACHHRLRFLEKFRLHLLVNADKEFVAQKSAPHRDFYNIRKVDTHVHHSACMNQKHLLRFIKSKLKKEPDEVVIYRDGQYLTLKEVFDSLDLTGYDLSVDLLDVHADKSTFHRFDKFNLKYNPCGQSRLREIFLKQDNLIQGRFLADVTKQVLLDLEASKYQLAEYRISIYGRKQSEWDQLASWVVNNRIYSENAVWLIQLPRLYNIYRSMGTVTSFQNILDNIFLPLFDVTVDPNSHPHLHLFLLQVVGFDMVDDESKPERRPTKHMPTPSQWTNDFNPAFSYYAYYCYANLFTLNKLRESKGLPTIRFRPHCGEAGDVDHLAAGFLLCHNISHGINLRKSPVLQYLYYLAQIGLAMSPLSNNSLFLDYHRNPFPMFFQRGMNVSLSTDDPLQIHLTKEPLVEEYSVAAKVWKLSSCDLCEIARNSVYQSGFPHASKLHWLGDDYFKRGTKGNVIHKTNVPNIRIDFRHETWKAEMQYVYSGKAIVPEEIEH; from the exons ATGTTTTCGCCACCGCCACCATTTTCGCCAGTTTCGTCCGCGCAGCTGGCGGTGGCGGCGTTGTTCGGCGCCTCCGTCATGGCTATTTCCGCATTCTTCATCCACAAGCGCAGCGTCGATCAAGTCCTCGATCGTCTCATCAACATCCGCCACCGCCGCCATCACCACCTGCTCTCCGACGATGAACATTGTGAGTTTTCGGAAGCTGACGACAACTCTGAGACTGAAGATCATGCTGAATCTGACGCGGTGAGGGATTACCGACTTTCACATTCGATGCCTAATTACACTGCTCTGAATAATGAGGAAGCCTGGATTACTGTGCACCCGACGCTTCCAAATTCATTGGGTAAATTCGAGTCGATTTCTTCGGATTTACCACCAGTCCGGACCGGTCAGAGGGATG GAGATGAGCATTATGTCAATCATTCCGGTACAAGTTTGCGGGTTGGATCAGTTGGTAGGCTTGTCACTCCTGGATCAACATGTGGTTATTCTTTTGAAGGAACAGGGGATTCTGATGATGAAGGAACCGAACTTGAAATGGGAGAGAATGCCTCATCCTATCAAAAC GATATAAATCTAATGAGTCAATTTCAACAGATACTACCTGCTCAAGCCTCAAATGGGATTTGCATTCATGTTCAAGAATCCGAAGCAATTGTTACTGAGGCAAAGCCTGATACAGATCTCACTGACAGAAAAGTTGAAATAACTCCAGCAAATGATCCTGTATCTAGCAATAACACATTCCCACCAATAACTGCATCACATG ACTCAGTAAGTGTTGAAGAACAAGAAGTCACAAGGATGATTCGTGAATGTTTAGATTTGAGGGGAAAATATGTTTTCAGGGAAAATGTTGATCCATGGGCAAAGAGTACCGAAAAAACTGGTTTACCAGAAGTCAAAAGTGATCCATTTAACTTTGTCCCTGTTGAAGCATCTTCC CATTTCTTCAGGATGGAAGATGGCGTAGTGCGTGTTTATGCCAGTGAAAATG ATTCTGAAGAACTGTATCCTGTAGCAAGTTCAACATCCTTTTTTACTGATATGCATCATCTCCTGAAAGTGATGTCTATTGGAAATGTCCGCTCTGCTTGCCATCATCGATTACGTTTTCTTGAG AAATTTCGCCTTCATTTGCTGGTGAATGCGGATAAGGAATTTGTTGCACAGAAAAGTGCACCTCATCGTGATTTCTACAATATAAGGAAAGTGGATACTCATGTCCATCATTCTGCTTGCATGAACCAAAAACATCTTCTCCGGTTCATCAAGTCAAAGTTAAAAAAAGAACCAGATGAG GTTGTTATCTACCGTGATGGTCAGTATCTTACACTGAAAGAAGTCTTTGACAGCCTGGACTTAACAGG GTATGATCTTAGTGTAGATCTGTTGGATGTACATGCAGACAAGAGTACCTTTCATCGCTTTGACAAATTCAATCTCAAGTACAATCCTTGTGGACAAAGTAGACTCCGAGAAATATTTCTGAAGCAGGATAATCTTATTCAAG GCCGTTTCCTTGCTGACGTGACAAAGCAGGTTCTATTAGATTTGGAAGCAAGTAAATACCAG CTGGCTGAATACCGAATTTCGATCTATGGAAGGAAACAGAGTGAGTGGGATCAACTGGCAAGTTGGGTTGTAAACAACAGAATTTACAGTGAAAATGCTGTTTGGTTGATTCAG TTGCCAAGGTTATACAACATATACAGAAGTATGGGGACAGTAACGTCCTTTCAAAACATACTTGATAACATCTTCCTTCCACTTTTTGATGTCACAGTGGATCCAAATTCCCACCCTCATTTGCATCTCTTCTTATTGCAG GTTGTAGGCTTTGACATGGTTGATGATGAGAGTAAACCTGAGAGGCGGCCAACTAAACATATGCCAACTCCATCACAATGGACAAATGATTTCAATCCTGCCTTTTCTTATTATGCATACTATTGCTATGCAAATTTGTTTACACTTAACAAG CTTCGTGAATCAAAAGGTTTACCAACAATAAGATTTCGGCCTCACTGTGGAGAG GCTGGTGACGTGGACCATTTAGCTGCTGGGTTTCTCCTATGTCATAATATATCACATGGAATAAACTTGCGGAAATCTCCAGTCTTGCAATATCTATACTATCTAGCTCAG ATTGGTTTAGCAATGTCGCCACTCAGCAATAACTCACTGTTCTTGGACTATCATCGCAACCCATTTCCAATGTTCTTCCAACGCGGCATGAATGTGTCTCTTTCAACTGATGATCCTCTACAAATCCATTTGACTAAGGAGCCTCTCGTTGAGGAATATAGTGTAGCTGCAAAG GTATGGAAACTCAGTTCGTGTGACCTTTGTGAGATTGCCAGAAATTCTGTTTATCAGTCTGGATTCCCTCATGCTTCAAAG TTGCACTGGCTTGGAGATGATTACTTTAAAAGAGGCACTAAAGGAAATGTAATACACAAGACTAATGTGCCAAATATTAGGATCGACTTCAGACATGAG ACATGGAAGGCGGAGATGCAATATGTctattccgggaaagccatagTGCCAGAGGAGATCGAACACTGA
- the LOC121794792 gene encoding probable AMP deaminase isoform X1, which produces MFSPPPPFSPVSSAQLAVAALFGASVMAISAFFIHKRSVDQVLDRLINIRHRRHHHLLSDDEHCEFSEADDNSETEDHAESDAVRDYRLSHSMPNYTALNNEEAWITVHPTLPNSLGKFESISSDLPPVRTGQRDGDEHYVNHSGTSLRVGSVGRLVTPGSTCGYSFEGTGDSDDEGTELEMGENASSYQNDINLMSQFQQILPAQASNGICIHVQESEAIVTEAKPDTDLTDRKVEITPANDPVSSNNTFPPITASHDSVSVEEQEVTRMIRECLDLRGKYVFRENVDPWAKSTEKTGLPEVKSDPFNFVPVEASSHFFRMEDGVVRVYASENDSEELYPVASSTSFFTDMHHLLKVMSIGNVRSACHHRLRFLEEKFRLHLLVNADKEFVAQKSAPHRDFYNIRKVDTHVHHSACMNQKHLLRFIKSKLKKEPDEVVIYRDGQYLTLKEVFDSLDLTGYDLSVDLLDVHADKSTFHRFDKFNLKYNPCGQSRLREIFLKQDNLIQGRFLADVTKQVLLDLEASKYQLAEYRISIYGRKQSEWDQLASWVVNNRIYSENAVWLIQLPRLYNIYRSMGTVTSFQNILDNIFLPLFDVTVDPNSHPHLHLFLLQVVGFDMVDDESKPERRPTKHMPTPSQWTNDFNPAFSYYAYYCYANLFTLNKLRESKGLPTIRFRPHCGEAGDVDHLAAGFLLCHNISHGINLRKSPVLQYLYYLAQIGLAMSPLSNNSLFLDYHRNPFPMFFQRGMNVSLSTDDPLQIHLTKEPLVEEYSVAAKVWKLSSCDLCEIARNSVYQSGFPHASKLHWLGDDYFKRGTKGNVIHKTNVPNIRIDFRHETWKAEMQYVYSGKAIVPEEIEH; this is translated from the exons ATGTTTTCGCCACCGCCACCATTTTCGCCAGTTTCGTCCGCGCAGCTGGCGGTGGCGGCGTTGTTCGGCGCCTCCGTCATGGCTATTTCCGCATTCTTCATCCACAAGCGCAGCGTCGATCAAGTCCTCGATCGTCTCATCAACATCCGCCACCGCCGCCATCACCACCTGCTCTCCGACGATGAACATTGTGAGTTTTCGGAAGCTGACGACAACTCTGAGACTGAAGATCATGCTGAATCTGACGCGGTGAGGGATTACCGACTTTCACATTCGATGCCTAATTACACTGCTCTGAATAATGAGGAAGCCTGGATTACTGTGCACCCGACGCTTCCAAATTCATTGGGTAAATTCGAGTCGATTTCTTCGGATTTACCACCAGTCCGGACCGGTCAGAGGGATG GAGATGAGCATTATGTCAATCATTCCGGTACAAGTTTGCGGGTTGGATCAGTTGGTAGGCTTGTCACTCCTGGATCAACATGTGGTTATTCTTTTGAAGGAACAGGGGATTCTGATGATGAAGGAACCGAACTTGAAATGGGAGAGAATGCCTCATCCTATCAAAAC GATATAAATCTAATGAGTCAATTTCAACAGATACTACCTGCTCAAGCCTCAAATGGGATTTGCATTCATGTTCAAGAATCCGAAGCAATTGTTACTGAGGCAAAGCCTGATACAGATCTCACTGACAGAAAAGTTGAAATAACTCCAGCAAATGATCCTGTATCTAGCAATAACACATTCCCACCAATAACTGCATCACATG ACTCAGTAAGTGTTGAAGAACAAGAAGTCACAAGGATGATTCGTGAATGTTTAGATTTGAGGGGAAAATATGTTTTCAGGGAAAATGTTGATCCATGGGCAAAGAGTACCGAAAAAACTGGTTTACCAGAAGTCAAAAGTGATCCATTTAACTTTGTCCCTGTTGAAGCATCTTCC CATTTCTTCAGGATGGAAGATGGCGTAGTGCGTGTTTATGCCAGTGAAAATG ATTCTGAAGAACTGTATCCTGTAGCAAGTTCAACATCCTTTTTTACTGATATGCATCATCTCCTGAAAGTGATGTCTATTGGAAATGTCCGCTCTGCTTGCCATCATCGATTACGTTTTCTTGAGGAA AAATTTCGCCTTCATTTGCTGGTGAATGCGGATAAGGAATTTGTTGCACAGAAAAGTGCACCTCATCGTGATTTCTACAATATAAGGAAAGTGGATACTCATGTCCATCATTCTGCTTGCATGAACCAAAAACATCTTCTCCGGTTCATCAAGTCAAAGTTAAAAAAAGAACCAGATGAG GTTGTTATCTACCGTGATGGTCAGTATCTTACACTGAAAGAAGTCTTTGACAGCCTGGACTTAACAGG GTATGATCTTAGTGTAGATCTGTTGGATGTACATGCAGACAAGAGTACCTTTCATCGCTTTGACAAATTCAATCTCAAGTACAATCCTTGTGGACAAAGTAGACTCCGAGAAATATTTCTGAAGCAGGATAATCTTATTCAAG GCCGTTTCCTTGCTGACGTGACAAAGCAGGTTCTATTAGATTTGGAAGCAAGTAAATACCAG CTGGCTGAATACCGAATTTCGATCTATGGAAGGAAACAGAGTGAGTGGGATCAACTGGCAAGTTGGGTTGTAAACAACAGAATTTACAGTGAAAATGCTGTTTGGTTGATTCAG TTGCCAAGGTTATACAACATATACAGAAGTATGGGGACAGTAACGTCCTTTCAAAACATACTTGATAACATCTTCCTTCCACTTTTTGATGTCACAGTGGATCCAAATTCCCACCCTCATTTGCATCTCTTCTTATTGCAG GTTGTAGGCTTTGACATGGTTGATGATGAGAGTAAACCTGAGAGGCGGCCAACTAAACATATGCCAACTCCATCACAATGGACAAATGATTTCAATCCTGCCTTTTCTTATTATGCATACTATTGCTATGCAAATTTGTTTACACTTAACAAG CTTCGTGAATCAAAAGGTTTACCAACAATAAGATTTCGGCCTCACTGTGGAGAG GCTGGTGACGTGGACCATTTAGCTGCTGGGTTTCTCCTATGTCATAATATATCACATGGAATAAACTTGCGGAAATCTCCAGTCTTGCAATATCTATACTATCTAGCTCAG ATTGGTTTAGCAATGTCGCCACTCAGCAATAACTCACTGTTCTTGGACTATCATCGCAACCCATTTCCAATGTTCTTCCAACGCGGCATGAATGTGTCTCTTTCAACTGATGATCCTCTACAAATCCATTTGACTAAGGAGCCTCTCGTTGAGGAATATAGTGTAGCTGCAAAG GTATGGAAACTCAGTTCGTGTGACCTTTGTGAGATTGCCAGAAATTCTGTTTATCAGTCTGGATTCCCTCATGCTTCAAAG TTGCACTGGCTTGGAGATGATTACTTTAAAAGAGGCACTAAAGGAAATGTAATACACAAGACTAATGTGCCAAATATTAGGATCGACTTCAGACATGAG ACATGGAAGGCGGAGATGCAATATGTctattccgggaaagccatagTGCCAGAGGAGATCGAACACTGA
- the LOC121794792 gene encoding probable AMP deaminase isoform X3 → MFSPPPPFSPVSSAQLAVAALFGASVMAISAFFIHKRSVDQVLDRLINIRHRRHHHLLSDDEHCEFSEADDNSETEDHAESDAVRDYRLSHSMPNYTALNNEEAWITVHPTLPNSLGKFESISSDLPPVRTGQRDGDEHYVNHSGTSLRVGSVGRLVTPGSTCGYSFEGTGDSDDEGTELEMGENASSYQNILPAQASNGICIHVQESEAIVTEAKPDTDLTDRKVEITPANDPVSSNNTFPPITASHDSVSVEEQEVTRMIRECLDLRGKYVFRENVDPWAKSTEKTGLPEVKSDPFNFVPVEASSHFFRMEDGVVRVYASENDSEELYPVASSTSFFTDMHHLLKVMSIGNVRSACHHRLRFLEEKFRLHLLVNADKEFVAQKSAPHRDFYNIRKVDTHVHHSACMNQKHLLRFIKSKLKKEPDEVVIYRDGQYLTLKEVFDSLDLTGYDLSVDLLDVHADKSTFHRFDKFNLKYNPCGQSRLREIFLKQDNLIQGRFLADVTKQVLLDLEASKYQLAEYRISIYGRKQSEWDQLASWVVNNRIYSENAVWLIQLPRLYNIYRSMGTVTSFQNILDNIFLPLFDVTVDPNSHPHLHLFLLQVVGFDMVDDESKPERRPTKHMPTPSQWTNDFNPAFSYYAYYCYANLFTLNKLRESKGLPTIRFRPHCGEAGDVDHLAAGFLLCHNISHGINLRKSPVLQYLYYLAQIGLAMSPLSNNSLFLDYHRNPFPMFFQRGMNVSLSTDDPLQIHLTKEPLVEEYSVAAKVWKLSSCDLCEIARNSVYQSGFPHASKLHWLGDDYFKRGTKGNVIHKTNVPNIRIDFRHETWKAEMQYVYSGKAIVPEEIEH, encoded by the exons ATGTTTTCGCCACCGCCACCATTTTCGCCAGTTTCGTCCGCGCAGCTGGCGGTGGCGGCGTTGTTCGGCGCCTCCGTCATGGCTATTTCCGCATTCTTCATCCACAAGCGCAGCGTCGATCAAGTCCTCGATCGTCTCATCAACATCCGCCACCGCCGCCATCACCACCTGCTCTCCGACGATGAACATTGTGAGTTTTCGGAAGCTGACGACAACTCTGAGACTGAAGATCATGCTGAATCTGACGCGGTGAGGGATTACCGACTTTCACATTCGATGCCTAATTACACTGCTCTGAATAATGAGGAAGCCTGGATTACTGTGCACCCGACGCTTCCAAATTCATTGGGTAAATTCGAGTCGATTTCTTCGGATTTACCACCAGTCCGGACCGGTCAGAGGGATG GAGATGAGCATTATGTCAATCATTCCGGTACAAGTTTGCGGGTTGGATCAGTTGGTAGGCTTGTCACTCCTGGATCAACATGTGGTTATTCTTTTGAAGGAACAGGGGATTCTGATGATGAAGGAACCGAACTTGAAATGGGAGAGAATGCCTCATCCTATCAAAAC ATACTACCTGCTCAAGCCTCAAATGGGATTTGCATTCATGTTCAAGAATCCGAAGCAATTGTTACTGAGGCAAAGCCTGATACAGATCTCACTGACAGAAAAGTTGAAATAACTCCAGCAAATGATCCTGTATCTAGCAATAACACATTCCCACCAATAACTGCATCACATG ACTCAGTAAGTGTTGAAGAACAAGAAGTCACAAGGATGATTCGTGAATGTTTAGATTTGAGGGGAAAATATGTTTTCAGGGAAAATGTTGATCCATGGGCAAAGAGTACCGAAAAAACTGGTTTACCAGAAGTCAAAAGTGATCCATTTAACTTTGTCCCTGTTGAAGCATCTTCC CATTTCTTCAGGATGGAAGATGGCGTAGTGCGTGTTTATGCCAGTGAAAATG ATTCTGAAGAACTGTATCCTGTAGCAAGTTCAACATCCTTTTTTACTGATATGCATCATCTCCTGAAAGTGATGTCTATTGGAAATGTCCGCTCTGCTTGCCATCATCGATTACGTTTTCTTGAGGAA AAATTTCGCCTTCATTTGCTGGTGAATGCGGATAAGGAATTTGTTGCACAGAAAAGTGCACCTCATCGTGATTTCTACAATATAAGGAAAGTGGATACTCATGTCCATCATTCTGCTTGCATGAACCAAAAACATCTTCTCCGGTTCATCAAGTCAAAGTTAAAAAAAGAACCAGATGAG GTTGTTATCTACCGTGATGGTCAGTATCTTACACTGAAAGAAGTCTTTGACAGCCTGGACTTAACAGG GTATGATCTTAGTGTAGATCTGTTGGATGTACATGCAGACAAGAGTACCTTTCATCGCTTTGACAAATTCAATCTCAAGTACAATCCTTGTGGACAAAGTAGACTCCGAGAAATATTTCTGAAGCAGGATAATCTTATTCAAG GCCGTTTCCTTGCTGACGTGACAAAGCAGGTTCTATTAGATTTGGAAGCAAGTAAATACCAG CTGGCTGAATACCGAATTTCGATCTATGGAAGGAAACAGAGTGAGTGGGATCAACTGGCAAGTTGGGTTGTAAACAACAGAATTTACAGTGAAAATGCTGTTTGGTTGATTCAG TTGCCAAGGTTATACAACATATACAGAAGTATGGGGACAGTAACGTCCTTTCAAAACATACTTGATAACATCTTCCTTCCACTTTTTGATGTCACAGTGGATCCAAATTCCCACCCTCATTTGCATCTCTTCTTATTGCAG GTTGTAGGCTTTGACATGGTTGATGATGAGAGTAAACCTGAGAGGCGGCCAACTAAACATATGCCAACTCCATCACAATGGACAAATGATTTCAATCCTGCCTTTTCTTATTATGCATACTATTGCTATGCAAATTTGTTTACACTTAACAAG CTTCGTGAATCAAAAGGTTTACCAACAATAAGATTTCGGCCTCACTGTGGAGAG GCTGGTGACGTGGACCATTTAGCTGCTGGGTTTCTCCTATGTCATAATATATCACATGGAATAAACTTGCGGAAATCTCCAGTCTTGCAATATCTATACTATCTAGCTCAG ATTGGTTTAGCAATGTCGCCACTCAGCAATAACTCACTGTTCTTGGACTATCATCGCAACCCATTTCCAATGTTCTTCCAACGCGGCATGAATGTGTCTCTTTCAACTGATGATCCTCTACAAATCCATTTGACTAAGGAGCCTCTCGTTGAGGAATATAGTGTAGCTGCAAAG GTATGGAAACTCAGTTCGTGTGACCTTTGTGAGATTGCCAGAAATTCTGTTTATCAGTCTGGATTCCCTCATGCTTCAAAG TTGCACTGGCTTGGAGATGATTACTTTAAAAGAGGCACTAAAGGAAATGTAATACACAAGACTAATGTGCCAAATATTAGGATCGACTTCAGACATGAG ACATGGAAGGCGGAGATGCAATATGTctattccgggaaagccatagTGCCAGAGGAGATCGAACACTGA
- the LOC121797160 gene encoding protein NRT1/ PTR FAMILY 2.13, with protein sequence MHASQEEKEMKPSSSSWLVRRFFSSKSPPSPPLENGGDEAKATQKQRTPGGWKAMPFILGNETCERLAAMGMVANFMVFLLKEFHMDQVMATNVINIWMGVTNFAPLVGAYISDAHLGRFTTIAYATFSALMGMMMMTIIAWLPQLHPPPCKVQPHQCTGPTKPQLGVLALALGFLAIGSGGIRPCSIPFGVDQFDASTEEGRRGINSFFNWYYMSFTVVMIIVYTLVVYIQDSVSWVLGFGLPAALMILAIVLFFIGTKFYVYVVPEGSVFTRIFQVIVAAYKKRKMHIPDPDTGVYFDPPQLKGALVTKLALTNKLRCFNKAALVSEGEVGEDGSNSKPWRLCSVQKVEETKCLFKIIPIWASGIICFTAIVQQGTFTLSQALTMDRHLGPKLEIPAGSLAVISMVTVALWLPVYDRIMVPSLRKVTRLEGGMTLLHRMGIGMVFSIFSMVVAGLVERMRRASALAHGRPDGSTPMTVFWLAPQLVLMGFAEAFNIIGQIEFYNKEFPENMSSLANSLFSCTMAGASYISAALVNILHNTTGGHGHPDWLTKDINKGRVENLYFLIAGLGVMNLGYFVWAARGYQYKSKIRIDDDEDLEYDVELEKKESQQSIV encoded by the exons ATGCATGCATCACAAGAGGAGAAAGAAATGAAGCCCTCTTCATCTTCTTGGCTTGTGCGTAGATTTTTCTCTTCCAAGTCGCCTCCATCTCCGCCCCTCGAAAATGGAGGCGACGAAGCTAAGGCAACTCAAAAGCAGAGAACGCCCGGTGGCTGGAAAGCCATGCCTTTTATTctag gaAATGAAACTTGTGAGAGGTTGGCAGCGATGGGAATGGTGGCAAATTTCATGGTATTTCTGCTAAAAGAGTTTCACATGGATCAAGTGATGGCTACGAATGTGATAAACATATGGATGGGAGTCACAAATTTTGCTCCCTTAGTTGGTGCTTACATTTCAGATGCCCACTTAGGCAGATTCACAACTATTGCTTATGCTACCTTTTCTGCTCTCATG GGCATGATGATGATGACCATAATAGCATGGCTGCCCCAGCTGCACCCTCCCCCATGCAAGGTACAACCCCACCAATGCACCGGTCCGACCAAACCCCAGCTCGGCGTTCTGGCGCTGGCCCTCGGCTTCCTCGCCATCGGCTCCGGCGGGATCAGGCCGTGCAGCATCCCCTTCGGCGTCGACCAGTTCGACGCCTCGACGGAGGAAGGCCGGAGGGGGATCAACAGCTTCTTCAACTGGTACTACATGTCCTTCACCGTTGTCATGATCATCGTCTACACCTTGGTCGTCTACATTCAAGACTCCGTTAGCTGGGTCTTGGGTTTCGGCCTCCCCGCCGCGCTCATGATCCTCGCCATCGTCCTCTTCTTCATTGGCACCAAATTCTACGTCTACGTCGTGCCCGAGGGAAGCGTCTTCACTAGAATTTTTCAGGTAATCGTCGCCGCCTACAAAAAGCGCAAGATGCACATCCCCGACCCGGACACCGGCGTCTATTTCGACCCCCCACAGTTGAAGGGGGCGCTGGTTACTAAGCTCGCTTTGACCAATAAATTAag GTGCTTTAATAAAGCGGCCTTGGTCAGTGAAGGCGAAGTAGGGGAAGATGGGTCAAACTCCAAGCCATGGAGGCTATGTAGTGTCCAAAAAGTGGAAGAAACCAAATGCCTATTCAAAATCATCCCAATTTGGGCTTCGGGCATTATTTGCTTTACCGCTATTGTGCAACAGGGGACCTTTACATTGTCTCAAGCCTTAACAATGGACCGTCACCTCGGTCCAAAGCTTGAGATCCCAGCCGGGTCGCTAGCAGTTATCTCGATGGTCACAGTGGCCTTATGGCTCCCTGTGTACGATCGAATCATGGTTCCATCCCTTAGGAAGGTGACTAGGCTTGAAGGTGGCATGACCTTGCTCCATAGGATGGGGATCGGGATGGTATTCTCCATTTTCTCAATGGTAGTGGCTGGCCTGGTCGAGCGAATGAGAAGGGCCTCGGCCCTAGCTCATGGTCGACCAGACGGGTCCACTCCCATGACAGTCTTCTGGCTAGCCCCGCAGCTAGTGTTGATGGGGTTCGCCGAGGCATTTAATATTATTGGTCAAATTGAGTTTTACAATAAGGAGTTTCCGGAGAACATGAGCAGTCTGGCTAACTCGTTGTTCTCGTGCACGATGGCCGGGGCTAGCTATATTAGCGCGGCGTTGGTTAACATCTTGCACAATACAACGGGTGGTCACGGCCATCCCGATTGGTTGACTAAAGATATTAACAAGGGAAGAGTCGAAAATTTGTACTTTTTGATAGCCGGATTGGGTGTGATGAATTTGGGATACTTTGTTTGGGCGGCGCGTGGGTATCAGTACAAGAGCAAGATCAGAATTGATGACGATGAAGATCTTGAATATGATGTTGAGCTTGAGAAGAAAGAAAGTCAACAATCAATAGTATGA